From Campylobacter showae:
ACGCTTAGCGAATATGCCAACGACGTGGTCTATCTACTAAAGACGATGGCTACGCAGCGAAACGAGGTGGAGCCTGATATCTTTATCGAGAGCGGCCGCTTCGTCTCGGCTTCGCACGCCGTGCTGGTCGCGCCCGTTTTGGAGCTCTTTAGTCAAGACTACACCGAGGAAAAACTCGTACTAAAAAAGAAAAATCCTCAGCTAATCACCGAACTAAACGATCTGCTAAGCACGATAAAACCGTCAAACGCGATAGAGTATCTGCACGACAGCATCGATCATATGGAGAGCATTTTGACTCTTTTTGATCTGGGTTACGTCGATTTGCAAGATCGCTCGAACGCTGAAATTTTAACCCACCTAATCATCAAAAAAGCGGCTAAAATCCTTGGCACCAAACAGCACAATGCCGAGCTTTTAAAGCTGCAAGAGGAGGCGCAAGAGCGCTATCTTGTGAACTTCTCGCTATTTCAGTCGTTGCCTGATTTTTGGGGGTTAAAGCAAAATTTCCCTATCATGCCACTTGACCGCCTAGACGTGCGCCCTACCCGCTCGGCGTCGCTGTGGGATATCACCTGCGATAGTGACGGCGAAATAGGCTTTGACGACGAGGAAAATCCTCTGTTTTTGCACGACGTAGACGTGGAGCAAGAGGAGTACTTTTTAGGATTTTTCCTAGTCGGAGCGTATCAAGAGGTGCTGGGCATGAAACACAACCTCTTCACTCACCCGACCGAAGCTACTATCGAGATAGACGCAGAGGGATTTAAGGTTTCGCACCTGCTAGAAAGCCAGTCCATACTTGATATCATGGAGGATCTGGACTATGACATCTACGAGATCCAGGATATCCTAAACGAGCGCATCGAAAAGTCAAAACTCGTAACCGACTCGCAGCGCAAGCAAATTTTAGGCGAAATGTATCTGTTTTTAAACGATAATGGCTATCTAAAAACTATATCTTAAATTTACAAAAAGGAGTAAAAATGCTATCAAAAAGAGTTCAGGTACTAGGCGAGAGCCTAACCATCGAAATCAGCACCAAGGCAAAAGAGATGAAAGCCCGCGGCGAGGACGTAATCAGTTTTGGCGCGGGCGAACCGGACTTTGACACGCCCGAGATCATCAAAAATGAAGTAAAATCCGCCCTAGATAAAGGCTGCGGCAAATACACAGCCGTAGCGGGTACGCCCGAGGTGAGAGAGGCGGTCGCCGCAAAGCTAAAGCGCGACAACAACCTAAACTACGCGCCTAATCAAATCATCACCAACGTCGGTGCCAAGCACTCGCTTTTTAACGTATTTCAGGCGCTAATCGACGAGGGCGACGAGGTCATCGTGCCGAGTCCGTACTGGGTGAGCTACCCGGAGATGGTCAAATTTAGCGGCGGTAATCCAGTTTTTATCGAAACTAGCGAAAAGACCGGCTTTAAAATCACTCCCGAGCAGCTAAAAGCGGCGATCACTCCTAGAACTAAAATTTTAGTATTAAACAGCCCTTGCAACCCGACGGGCGCGATATATAGCCGCAAAGAGCTGGAGGCGCTGGGCGAAGTGCTAAAAGGCACGAAAATCATCGTAGCTAGCGACGAAATGTACGAAAAGCTAAACTACGAGGGCGAATTCGTCGCGACTGCGGCGGTGAGCGAGGATATGTTTAACCGCACGATCACGATAAACGGCCTAAGCAAGTGCGGCGCGATGCCGGGTTGGAGATTTGGCTACATGGCTAGCCCGTTTAAAGAGCTAAACGCCGCGGTAAACAAGCTACAAAGCCAAAGCACGAGCAACATAAACTCCCTAACGCAAGCCGGCGCCATCCCTGCGCTACTCGGCAAAGCCGACGAGGATATCACGTATATGAAGGGCGAGTTTAAAAAGCGCCGCGATCTAGGCGTTGAGATGATAAACGCTATACCAGGACTTAGCGTGCTTAAGCCCGACGGCGCGTTTTATCTTTTCATCAACTGCTCCGAGGTTGAGCCTGATAGTATGAAATTTTGCAAAGAGCTGCTAGAAAAAGCTAAGGTTGCCGTGGTGCCGGGCGTGGGATTTGGTATGGATGGATACTTTAGGCTATCTTTTGCGACCGATCTAGATAGTATCAAAAAAGGTATCGAGCGTATCGGCGAATTTGTAAAAAGCTATAAAAAATAGCATAAATTTGACTCAAATTTGACGCGGTGAGCTGGTTTTGCGGCGTCAAATTTAGTTTTTTGCGCCGCTAAATTTAACTTTCCTCAAACTCTCTTGGTTAAAATTTAGTCGTTTTAAATTTGCAGATCATAAGAACAAAATCTATATAAAAATTGGCCAAGATTTATTTTTAAATTTTATTTTTTGAATAAAAAACTAAGAATTAAAAATTTATGTTTTTAATATATTGATTTTTCCCAAAAATATCTTTATATCCATTTTTCATATATTCATGGACGACTTTCAGTAAGAAATCCTTGGAATCTACCGCCATATATTGATTCATCTTGCTGGATGTCGTTAATTTCATATGCTCCAAAATTGCATATTTATTCATCAAGACTCTAAATTTATACATGTCTTCAATCTCATCATTATAACAATTTATTGCCAGCAGTTGTAAAATATCCGTATCCAAACAAGATCTAAGTATAGCGCTATATTTATTGGCATTAATTCTATCTTTGCTGTTCTCGTAACTATCTATAAATTTGAGAACTTGGTAAACTAATATTGCAGTTCTAGAAAACTCCATAACACACATAAATTCATTATTTGTGTTTTTGCTCAAATTTTTAAGTTCAAGATAA
This genomic window contains:
- the speA gene encoding biosynthetic arginine decarboxylase, with the protein product MYDYGLNLWGNNNFIVENGKICVNTGSKPAIIDIVKSIRSEGYRGPLLLRFPHLIHKQISQIYKSFESAKNEFGYKGSFNAVYPLKVNQYPGFVKNLVRHGQKYGYGLEAGSKAELLLVMAYNNEGAPITVNGFKDKEMINIGFIAAEMGHNITLTIEGLNELEAIIAIAKERFAPKPNIGLRIRLHSSGSGIWAKSGGINSKFGLTATELIEAVNLLKEANLLDRFNMIHFHIGSQITEIHPLKKALIEAGNIYAELRKMGAKNLKAINLGGGLAIEYSQFKENSSRNYTLSEYANDVVYLLKTMATQRNEVEPDIFIESGRFVSASHAVLVAPVLELFSQDYTEEKLVLKKKNPQLITELNDLLSTIKPSNAIEYLHDSIDHMESILTLFDLGYVDLQDRSNAEILTHLIIKKAAKILGTKQHNAELLKLQEEAQERYLVNFSLFQSLPDFWGLKQNFPIMPLDRLDVRPTRSASLWDITCDSDGEIGFDDEENPLFLHDVDVEQEEYFLGFFLVGAYQEVLGMKHNLFTHPTEATIEIDAEGFKVSHLLESQSILDIMEDLDYDIYEIQDILNERIEKSKLVTDSQRKQILGEMYLFLNDNGYLKTIS
- a CDS encoding pyridoxal phosphate-dependent aminotransferase — translated: MLSKRVQVLGESLTIEISTKAKEMKARGEDVISFGAGEPDFDTPEIIKNEVKSALDKGCGKYTAVAGTPEVREAVAAKLKRDNNLNYAPNQIITNVGAKHSLFNVFQALIDEGDEVIVPSPYWVSYPEMVKFSGGNPVFIETSEKTGFKITPEQLKAAITPRTKILVLNSPCNPTGAIYSRKELEALGEVLKGTKIIVASDEMYEKLNYEGEFVATAAVSEDMFNRTITINGLSKCGAMPGWRFGYMASPFKELNAAVNKLQSQSTSNINSLTQAGAIPALLGKADEDITYMKGEFKKRRDLGVEMINAIPGLSVLKPDGAFYLFINCSEVEPDSMKFCKELLEKAKVAVVPGVGFGMDGYFRLSFATDLDSIKKGIERIGEFVKSYKK
- a CDS encoding putative phage abortive infection protein, giving the protein MKKYLIIFGIFGIGFYVGTLTAYILKDDINSEFLGQVGDFLGGFLNPLFALLSFIALLITIVFQSEELKNSREELKLTREELAKSAEAQEKSAQIFEQQRFENTFFSLLETINLCIREFKQNNKYYLELKNLSKNTNNEFMCVMEFSRTAILVYQVLKFIDSYENSKDRINANKYSAILRSCLDTDILQLLAINCYNDEIEDMYKFRVLMNKYAILEHMKLTTSSKMNQYMAVDSKDFLLKVVHEYMKNGYKDIFGKNQYIKNINF